GGCTCAAAAAGGTCAGATGAGTCCCTTGTTTGTGATGTGGGTTTGATAACTTGGGAGATGCAGCCATTTCCCCTCCTAACTCTGGTTTTTATCTTGGCAGTACCCCTTTTTGTCCCTGGGATTTTAAAGCAGCCTCACATGGCTGCGGGAGACTTGCCCTTTTCTGTCCATCTTCCTTGATCCACTCCCAAGCAGGGAGGCTGTAGGTTGAGGAAAACCTGGCCTTAATCTGTAGCTTGCTCAGTGGTGAGAATATTTTCTCTAATTTGGCCCATGTCCTCAGCTCTCCAGTTTGCATAATGCCCAACTTGTCATTTTGTCCATATAGCATGGAGGGGCTTCTGGCATGATGGGAGGGGGTGGGTAGGGGACAGGGAAGCATTGTTATTGGACTTGGAAGAAAGCTAGGTCATAGTGGAGAATTTGGCTGTTAAatcaggagaaaggagaaggaaaggctgGGTTTGTGTTTTCTGCAGTGTGGTAATGGAAATTGCTGGGTACCGAATTCTTTCTGAATTAAACTGGGGCCACTTATCACTAAATTTCttagcagtctcacatttcctcttacctccagGACATCTACTTAGTTGTCCCActgtcacctccaacttaacatatccaaacagAACTCGTCTTACCACCTTAACCTTATCCTCATGACCgtatcactgtagacgacaccaccatcctccgtgtctcgcccgtaaccttggcagtaccctcgactcatctctcacattcaactcacatattcaatctgtcatcaaatccagtcatttctaccttcacatctctaaaatccttccttttctCGCCATTCGAACtggtaccacactgatccaagcagttgCCCTAAGCCACCTTGCCTACTCCTCGccaatctccctgcctctccccactcgagttcttcactctgctgcatggatcatttttctaaaaaaaaacattcaatgaaagtctctccactcttcaggaacctccagtggttgcccatccacctccacatcaaacagaaactccttaccattggctttaaagtactcactcagctttccctctcctaccttaccttcctgattttctactgcaactcagcccacccacttcgctcttctaacaccaacctactatctctacttcaatctcatctgtcctACTGCTGACCACTTACCCCTTCCGTCCCCTTTTGGCTTGTTCAGACCACCATTTATGTTCCCACTTcggaagccctcctaaaatcacatctcctttaagaggccttccctaattaaaccctctatttccatcctctccctcctctctgcattgCCTCTTCAATCGGCTCTGTTCCCCCATCCACTCTATGTTTACCCCACGACACTTCTGTGCATGTCCTTACAGATTGCCATTTCCCCGGCTATAATCTGTTAGAATCTATCTCCTTCCCTAGCATAAGGTCCTTGTAGATAGGGGTTGAGTTCacccactcttttgtattatactttccttagcacttattatggtactctgcacacggtaagcatttaatagataccactgattcctCTAAGTGCTGTGAACGAACAATGCAGTGTGAGTGCTGAAGACCGGTAGTAATTTGCCTCATGCCCCGAGTGCTTTCACCACCCAACAGTTGATCATTTTACACCCTGCGCTACTCCTGTGGTTTGCCTCTCAGCGACACCCGAGCTTCATACCCAGGAAACTCCAGCTGCTTAtccagaagaggagccagcagtTCCCCCAGCTGTGGCCCAGAGCAGCAGCGACGAAGAACTCAGAGAGtccacctctccagcccaagAGTTCAGCAAGTTCCAGAAGTCACTCCCCCCAAGATTTCAGCGCCAGCAGCAACAGGTATGAGGGCATTTAAAGGGTGGGCCCAAATCTCCCAATCTCAGAATGATGtttccttctgccccctcctaaCCCAGGCAACATTTCTCGGAGTTTACGGCAGTGAGAATAGCAGTTATAGGGTGCGATTGCGAGGGCAGACTCCACTTACTAAAACCAGGATCCAGAGCTGTGCAGATACACCTGTGAGTGGGTAGTCCAATGGCAAGCGCCTGTCCCCAGTATCTCGTCGGCAGGGGTGAACCAAAGTATCAAGTCTTAGAATTTGCTAATCGCTTGGCTTTGAAACAGGGCTTCTGCTTGACAGCATGGCAACCTTCTATGCTCTttagaaggaggaggatgttAGCTTAGAAAATGAATGAGTGATGGTAAGAGAGTCTTTCTCTTTTCTGTTCTTTATAACTCACAGCCTTTGGAGAGGCCGAAGAACCTGTGATGGAATGAGCACAGCATTGTAGCTCAGAAACTTCCTAACAGGGGCCCGCTCTTTGGCGTCAGAAGCAGTTAATTTGATTGCTGGGCTTTTATAGAGCTCCCATTTAGCTTGGGGAAAAAGTGGTTAATCTCGAAAAACAGCTATCTTGTAATTACATGTAGAGAAGTTATCTAATTACTGATTGGGGTAAGTGTCTTGGGTAACTCCAGTTAAGGGCACAACAATAACAGTTGCTACAGTGAACTTTCCTGattgccccaccctcccccacctaaAAAAAGGCCAACAAATACAGAATGGATGCAGAATAGAAAGCTTTGAGTAACCTAGAAGAATCCAGAGCCCAGACTGTGGTAAAATCCTTCAGGGACACTGTGGGGTataggcagggtatgtgtctaccaactctgttatattgtactgtctcaagtgcttagtacagtgaccagcacacagtaaccacccaataaataagatcgattggtCAATAGGCAAGAAAATCTGATGCACCCATCCTGGAAAAATCTAGACGTGCCCATCTCTCCAGGAAGAAAGTGACTGTGAGCAGGCTGCCCTTAGTACTGTGAAGTGGGCGAAAGTGTCCAGGTTCCTTtaaaggatttatttatttatttatttaatatttggATGCCTGTAATGCATTTCCCACAAAGAGCCCTGGCATATAGTTTGGGAACTCACTAGACTGGCTGGGCAGCCCTTGATGTTTGTGGTTGGGAAGTGGCTTGACTCATGAATGCTGGAGGTGTGTGGAGTGGTTTACAATGTTCTGGGGCAACATGGCCATCCTTGTCTTGGCAACAGGCTTGTTTTATGCAGAGATGATCAACATGAAGGGACAATGTGTGGGTGGGGAGAACCATCTTATAGGAGGAAATCAACTCTCTCCAGCTGATTTTGGCTGCACCTGAACAAGTTCTGGaacacctctgtgcctctgctttAATTAtcgtttttatggtacttgttaagcgcttcctttgtgccaagcactgttctaggtgctgggatagatagaaggtaatgccCCAGCTGTCGTTCTTCTCCCTTGCCGCCTGACAGACATCCACCGAATCCGAAAGCCCACCCCGTCTCGGGAGTGGCGGCCCTAGAGGATACCACTAAGACATGTCTTCACCTCCCCTATCTTCTCTAGGATTGACCGGTCCGGGCTTTGACTCCATTTTTCCTTGTGGTGCTGAGCAGTATTGATTCCTTTACTCTTTGAGAAAGATTGGCGACTGCCAGGCACAGGCAGGCCCAGTGCGCCTGTAAGAGGTGTTTGCTATTCCAGGAATCGTGTGCTTACTCAGTGGTTCTGCTCTTCCGTTTGTCTAGGAGCAGCTGTATAAAATGCAGCATTGGCAGCAGCAACAGGTGTaccccccaccttcccactcccaccctcagCGCACGTTTTACCCAGCCCATCCTCAGATGCTGGGGTTTGATCCCCGTTGGATGATGATGCCCTCCTACATGGATCCTCGCATGACTCCAGCTCGAACCCCCGTCGACTTCTACCCCTCCGCCCTCCACCCTTCAGGTAGGAGACCCGTCGGTGATGCCGCTGCCAAGGCCAAACCCCTTATGTTGAAACTTCATAGGAAATCCCACCTCCATGGGCCCAAGGCTTTTGGCAGAATGATCTTGCAAGGGGTGTAATTGACCCTAGGCCTGCTTTCTCAGGGCGAGAGAGTAATTTGCAGTGGTACTGAAGTGAAAGTTCGGGCAGAGGTCTGGAAGCTCAGGTAAACGGACAGAACCACTTTCCCTTTTGCTCATTTTCTTGTACGGAGGCAGCTCTATTCGGGCTGCTTTATTGGTGAAATTTGGGAGCACTGTGACATCATTTTGGCAGAGACTTGAAGTCCAACACAAAGGCTCTGCCAGGCCCATTGCAAAGTGGTGGAATCAGACTACCCAGCTGATAGCCTGCACCCTTTGTGCTGCCACTAACCTAACATTCTTATATTGGACCAGATTTACTTGTCCAGGTCTGAGGAAGTCTAATAAACCAGTACACCTGGTTCCTCTAAATGGCTGCCGCTGACTGGCAGCCCTCTTCCTCTCttaccccttcctttctctttcccctttccctgatgATTTGTCACAGGTACATTTCTTTTCTGAGATCTTTGGTACAACTATAAGGTGTTACAGGTTCTTTCTGTGCTCTCCAGGAATAATGAAGCCGATAATGGCGCAAGATTCCATAAATGGACCCGGCTGTCGCTCTGAGGAGCAGAACTGTCCGCCCTCCATCCAGCAAGAAAGGAAAGTGGCTCCCATTGATCCGGCCCCTGTGTGGAGCCAGGACGGCTACGCGGCAATGCAGAGCAAGGGGTACTCTCTCCCACACCCAAAACAGAATGAGAGTTTGACAGTGGAGGGAGTTCGTGGCAGGTGAGGGGCAATGTCGTACCGTTGGTTTGCTACTGCCTAGCCTTGGCTGTCTTGGAAGCCCCTGCTTGCTGTTGGCGATGAAGAGTCAGTGGAGGGAGTGGCTGTCCCACGAGACCCTGACTCAGGAGAAAGGCCAAGGTGGTGGGAGGGGCGAGGGGTGTGGTCTGAGTACCCTGAAGGAGTAGAAAGGGGGTTAAAGAGCTGGTGGGCATCTGGGGCATTTTCCTCATTGTTGAATGCTTGTTGGGGAGAGAATTGCACTTCCATTGCGAATGGAGAGCATGGAACAGACCTTGGACTCTGAAGGCTGGGGGAACGATGACTTTAATCCTGCCTCAggctcacagaggagggaacctcacagcttgccctctcctagcGTGGGGTGAGTCGGGGGTGTCGATCACACAGTTGTCAAATTTAGAGAAGGTAGTACCGGTAGCCCGACGGCAATCTGGCACTTTACTCCCCCGGCCCCTGACTCTTCGTGAACGTGTGGAATTCAGTTCGTTTTTTGCACCAGAGCATTTCTCTGGCTCTTCTTTTATCCAGGGTGGAATGTGTCCATCAGGGCCCTTCCTAGTCTTCCTCAGGGTTGTGGACTCTGGGTGCCATTGGCAGATCAGTAGGTCAGCAGGTGTGATGCTTGCAGACCCGCGATCACCTAGTTGGAAATAGAGCATGCATTTTGtgcttgtattttttttctttttctttttcttttttatttttttcgtCCCTTTTTGCCCTAAACTGTGTTCAGCATGGGAACCCGGAGCCAGACTCCAATCACATTGACTGATTTTTCTGGTTCCTTTTCAGGAATGAAAGCTCTTACTCTGCCTCAACTGGAAGGTCAGGGGGCGTAAGTGCCCAGCGCGATCtctttgaggagagaggggatgagTACTTAAATGCTTTTGACAAGAAGGCCCCAGCAGACTTTGACAGCTGTGTACCCTCTCAAAGAATAGGCCAGGAGcttttgtttccaccccaggaaAACGTACAGGAGGCAGGTGGTCCCGGGGGCCAGCATTCAAGCCTCAGGTCCTCCCCGTTGGAGTCTGACTTGGTCCCAGCTGATAAAAAATCAGAGTACAGTGGTTGGGATGTCGGACAGACCCCAAAACCCTCAGACCCAGCCACGACTGTGAGAGAAGAGGCTCCCAGGGATGAGCAGCCCTTTGACTCTGACCcttggaagaaggaaggaggggccaCCAAGCAGCCCGCCCCAGAGTCAGAGTGGACCCCCGAAAACCGAACCACCAGCACCCCACATCAGGAGCAAATGGGAAGGTCCCGGAGATCAGGGCCCATTAAAAAGCCGGTCCTGAAGGCCCTCAaggtagaggagaaagagaaagagctcGAGAAGATTAaactggaaggtggggaggaaagtACCCGTCCCCTGAAAGAGAAGGGGTCTCCCTACAAGGCGGAGAACGAAGAGGGTGATGGCGAAGACCCCAAATCCGCCAGTTCCGCACACTCCCTCCTGGATGAGAAGGATCCCTCCCAAGCCGGCTTTGTCCGGGAGGCCGAGaagtttgaagaggaagagaaggccgAGAGAGTCTGGGAGACCAAGCTCTCAAAGGATTCCAGTGACCTTCCTCCGACCAAGAGGAATAACTGGATATTCATCGATGAGGAGCAAGCCTTTGGGAGGGGTCAGAACAGAGGTCGAGGCCGAGGCTTCAGGGAGTTCACTTTCCGTGGCCGTGGAACCGGCGGGAGCAGTGGCATCGGGAGCCCCAGGGGGGTCTACATCAGCCAAAGAAGTAGCCGCGGGAGGGGTCTCCGGGAGTTCAACCAGATAGATGACTTCCCCCGGGGCAAGCCCAGGCGCCGCATTGCCAGCGAGACCCACAGCGAAGGGTCCGAATACGAAGAGCTCCCCAAGCGGCGTCGGCAGAGGGGCTTGGAGACTGGAAACGAGGGCTCGCTTCTGGAACGAGAGGAGAGTGACCTGAAGAAGGGGGACTTCAAAGATTCCTGGAGATCCAACAAAATCTACTCGGATGACTACAGCAGCCTGGATGCCAAGAACAGGGGCCCCCGAGCTTTCGGGCGGGCGCTGCCCCCAAGGCTGAGCAACTCCGGGTATGGACGGAGAAGCTTTGTGACCAAGGAGTCGCCCCACTGGCAGAGCAGGAGCGGGGGAGCCCCCTGGCAGGATTACGGCAGTGGCATTCCCTCCGATTCGTTTGGGGCCAGGCGAGCAGCCGACCGAGATTACAGCCAAGAATCCTACAAGCATTCCGACTCGTTCATCGGGAGGGGTTTTGAGGAAAGCCACTTGGATGACAAGAGGTCCTTCTTCCAGGATGACTACGCGGCCGACCCAGAAAACATAGAGAACCGGCCTTTTCGGCGACGGCGGCCCCCCCGCCAGGACAAGCCCCCCCGGTTCAGGCGCCTGCGGCAAGAGCGAGAATCCCTGGGCCAGTGGGGCAGTGAGGAAGGGCCAAACTCGCTCTCTGGCCAGTGGCCCGGGAGACCCAAGCTGGCCCCCGGGGAAAAAAGCAGCACAACTGGGAGGAGGTCCCCCGAGTTATCCTATCAGAACTCTTCAGACCACGCCAATGAGGAATGGGAGACAGCCTCCGAGAGCAGCGACTTCagcgagaggagggagaggcgggaaggCGGGGCAGCCGAAGGCGACGCCCAGCTGGACGGCGGCTTGGCCGGAGCCAACTTGGGCGAAAAGAGAGAGTTGGCCAAAAGGAGCTTCTCCAGCCAGAGACCCCTAGTAGACAGGCAGAGCCGCAAGATGGAGCCCGGAGGGTTTGGGGAGAAGTCTGTAAGGACGGGCGGAGGCGGAGCTGTTACCCGCTATGAGAGCCAGCCGAACGGGACGCCTTTGAAAACCAAAaggtaaaaacaaaaatcaaacaaatcctggttctttaagaaaaaaaaaacacaccaaaaaaaccaaCATGTGCTTCGGGCATGCATGTGCCGCCGTATGTCAGATGGCCTGGGCCTGTCTGGAGTTGCGTGCCAGAAGGGTGGACTCCAGTGAGGCCATTGTCCGTGATTTCCTCCATCACCCGCTCTAGCATCGTTTGTCTGCTCCTCTGGCGTATATTattgtggctttaaaaaaaaaccaaaacaccccCGCGCACACCCACTCACCCACACAAatcatcctaatccccctcccgTGGCTCAGGAGGTGGGAGACCGCCACACTTCTGGCGCCTGCACTAGGGGTCCGGCAATCCTACCCAGGGTCCCAAGCCCTGTCAGGGGATCGTTGCAGAGAGGACACGGTTCCCCTGTGCAAGGAACTGATAAGCACCGGCAATTCATCCAGATTTCTCGACTTCAAAGCTTCTTGAGGCCGGCAGCCCTGGCTGGGTGGGGGTTACGCCGGGGTCTTGCCGCACTGAATCGGCCTTTCCAGGAGCAGCCCTGCTTCCTggcagaagggggaaggcagtGCCCCTTCCAGGGATGCCAACTCAGTGTGGCAAGGGCCAGGCGATAATGAAGGCGTCAGGGTCTGTCTCCGCTGTTGCTCTGGGGCCCGGACTGCCTGAAGGCTCTACAAGCACATCTTCTCAGCGGCGGAAGCTTTGAAGTGGACAATCCGTGCTCAGTGACAACGGCTACCTGGTGGTAACCTGCGGGCTGCTCCTTGTTTGAGGAGAGAAAGCAAAGCAGGAAAGCAGGCGGACTGCTGAacgttgctttttttttcccccctctctctccatagAATCGTGGGAATTGAGACATGAAGACCTGTTGGTCACACACCCAATTCACCCCAAAAGGGGAGCCAGTGCAGGATTATTAGGCTTGCAAATGTTTCGTCCAGCATAGGTTGAAGTGTCCTTGATAGTGATGCTCAGGATTGCTTtgtttctctgcccctccctcggtGCGTCTGGCCAGCCCCTCTGGGAGGAGCGGCCTGGAGCGGATGATGGTCGGAATTGCCAGATGGGTCCAGAAAAGACCTCTGCGGTCCTTTGGCCTCAGCACTTCAGCCCCTTCAGACTCTCCTCCTTGCACTACCCTGAATGTGGCAGGCACGCAGTAGAGAGATGAAGCATTTGTCACTAGAGGAACTGGGGGGCAGTGTTGGAgctgaatattttttttccaagtcctGGACCCTGAATAAGTAAAAGTTTGGCAGAAAGAAGTTGTGCCGCTGCATTCTAGTTAAGGTGGCCAAGTGCGCGGGGGCCCATTCTCGTTGTTATCGCACAGGGATCCGATCAGTTACGAAACGAGCGTAAAGGGAAAGTGCTTGCTACCCGCTGGGGCTTtgagaaaatggggaatgagatccAAGGTATAGGTGCTCAGGGTgtgcttttctcttttcctcctgcccaGCTCCTGGGTCTGCATCCCTGCTTAGCAGCTCTGAACCTCTTCCCTCCGCAGGTCTCCTGAAGAAACTCTACCTGGAAGCCTCAGCAGCACTAATGGTGGGAGCGGGCATTCTTCGTACAGCCTAGAGCGGGCTGCTCACGCCACCTCCTCCGACACCACCGAAGCCGCAGGGAAGAAGCCGGAGAAGGACCCCCAGGTGGCCATCCAGCGAGCGGGCGAGAAGGGAGAGGCAATGCCGCAGTTCGACCTGAGTTACGGAAGTAAGTGTATTTCCAGACCCTGTCTCCGAGATCAtcgggggaagagaaaaaagcgTGTGCAGAACAAGGACCAGGTCATCCCAGGCCTGCTGCTGGACTCCCTCTCGGCAACTCCTATCGTGGGAGGTCCGGGCTGATCTCAATTTGATGATGTTTTTTGTGAAGAAGGTGGACCATAAAATACATTGGGGAGTTCCCAGGGAGGATAGATTTCCTCTAGTCACGGTAGCTCTGACCATTGTTTTGGAGCAACTCCAAAAAATGTCAGGATTTCTGGGTTCAGGATGGTGAAATGAGTTTACGTGGTGGAGCTGTGGACGTCTCCTGAAGCACAGTCTCTGGGACCCTGGCACTGCATCTCTCTGGGGTACAAGGGGCGTCAGTTCCCACTTGCCCTTCTGGCTCTCCTTTTCAGGGATGCGGGAACCCCAATCCAcaaccctccccccagctcccataGCCAGGATAGTCTACTGCTGAAGTGGCAAGGAGCTatctgagggaaaggggaaggatttCAAGAGGTGGTGTTATtatcagcaacaataataataataatagtaatgtggtatttaagctcttattatgtgccaagcacttcagtaAGCATTGGgattggtacaagataatcaggtcccacatgggacttacaacctagggagggagaacaggtatcaaattcccattttgcagatgagggaactgaggcacagagaagtgaagtgagttacccaaggtcacccagcaggtttgTGGCATttgtccgactcccaagctcatgctcactcactaggccacgctcttcgTTGGATTTGATTGATGCTGAGTGGGCTGCCAGAACCCTGAGCCTTAATGAACTGAAGCGAGGCTTCCCATTTTGAAATTGGGGTGTTTTATCGACCTTGTCTTCGAATGAGTGgaaagccctctctttcccttgcaTCCTCCACTCAGATGCCATCATTGACAATCGAGTGTCGAGCCCTGGGGAGGAGAGCGAGGTGGGGCCCATTGTGAGCGAAGGCTTCATCGAAGTCCTGACCAAAAAGCAACGCCGCCTATTGGAAGAGGAGCGAAGAAAGAAAGAGCAAGCAGTCCAGGTGAGCAGGGGCAGGGAGCATGGGGACAGGGAGAGCCTGGTTCTGGGGAAAATCAAagcatgaattgtactttccaagtccttagtacagtgctctgcacacagtaagcactcaataaatacgattgaatgaatgaaaacagaagcAGTGGACGGGCCAGATGGTGACTGACTCCCTAGGTTTCACTGAAGTAACGGCTGGAGAAAAGTACAGACAAGGAGCAGGGACATGCAAGACCTGGTTTAGATttttgggggatgggaggaggcgaGAAGAGGATGATGGGGCAAAAGAGACGAGAATGCAGGGGTTTTGgaaaaacctttctcattccctgTGATAGTTCTCAACACTCAATGCCGAGAATTAGTTGAGATTCTGCCTTTCTCACCCTATTGGGTATCTGATTGAGCGCGTGCCAAAATAGAAGAATTGTCGATATTGGGTCAATCCAGCCCAGTGTTTCTTCTCAAATCTAGTGGTTTGCCGTCTTTGAAAGTCATCCTCAGGGTGGATAAGGATGTGTCCTTtggcatccctaacttttcccactGCCTAGCTGTCATGGATCTGTCACGGATGGCTCTGTCTAACCCAACTCATGTCCCCCTTTCCCCTGCATCTAACTTTCCCTCCAGTAAACCATCATGGACCTAGTTTTGGGGAATCCATTTCAGTCCTTGAGCCTACTGCTCTTTTCCTGCCTACACAATTCTCGAGGTGTTTTTGCCACTCACTGTATGCGTGCTTCTTTTTTTGTCGTAACTTACTCCCCCTAAGCTCCAACGGCCGCCCCTAGACCAAACGAAGCTGTTTCAGCCTCAAAAGAACTACAGTTTCGATTGGTGCTTAGGTcttgagagggagaagaaaattgatCTGATTAGGTAAGGTAGAGATGAAAATAAGCAGCACCACCCTTTATTGTTTAAGATCTCGTTGAATGCCTCCAGCACTCCAAGGGTTAGGGACGTCAGGATGGATTCTTGCAGCTCTCAGTCCAAGCTTCTTTGGGCCAAGGTCCCCGTGCTGATTTGTATCGCTTGACTCTTTCCCTCAGGTACCCGCCAAAGGCCGAGGCCTTTCCTCTCGTATTCCTCCTCGGTTTGCCAAGAAGCAGGGCACCATGTGCTTGGAGCAAGGGGATGTTACGGTTTCCGGCAGCAGCCTGGGCACAGAAATCTGGGAGAGTAACAGCCAAGGTGAGACCTCAGGGGCCCTGCGGTCGCCAGTGTGGCACGGAGCCCTCGCCAGGCCCTGTCCGTCTTTAGGCTTTGGCAGATCCCATTCTGAATAAGGAACTCACCGGGTGTCGCGGGCTCATTGGCTGGGCGCGGCCATTTTCAGGCTTCAGGGTGCCTTTTTCCTAGCCAGCCAGACTTAGGGCATCCACTCCTTCCTGGTAGATCCAGGTAGCTGCAGGTCCCCTACCAGCTTCATTTACTCCTGGCAGCCCTTGCGTGAGTCAGCGGAGAACCAGAGGAGAAGTTCAGCTAGTACTTAGCTGATTTAGGGGTCAGTCATTTAAGTGGTCTGCAGGGACAGCTTCTCAGCACCAAAGGCAGCCCTGTGTGGTCACCCATGAGCGCTAGCTGTCTTTTGTTCCCCCACAGTTAGGACTCTGTGGCAGGTCTTTCCTCTGACGAATCATATTTGAGAGATTGTAAAGCACAGACCCCGTTGCCCGGTGGCCCCATCGCACCCTCCCTAACCTCAGCTCCTTTTGGCTTGTAGCACTCCCCGTTCAGTCACCCGGCAGTGATTCCTGGAGCAAAGCCGTCAATGCCTTTAACAGCACCGAGTCCAGCTCTACAGAGGTCAGTGGGCCCGAACTCACTTGGAAGTGCACGGTTCACGTGTTCTCGTAGCCAGCCCAGGCCGCGGCCTCGGTTGCATTTGCTGACTTTCCCCGGGCTTCACCAGCTGTATGTAGACCTGTGTCCCACGGGAGTGGGTGGACACCATCCTGAATCGGGCTCCTGTTCAAAACGGGTCATGCGGGCCTGGTTTGCAGTGGCTCGTGGGCTGCATCTCCTGCATCTAGGCTTGGCGGGGGGTGGGCGatgcaaaaaaaattaaaagaaaaaaccaaaaacctgggCAAAGAGAGGAGATTGCTGAACACGGCAGTTGCCTTTCCCCTGTGGAGACTGGAGTGCAATCTGGTTTGGGTCATAAGTGAAATGAGCTTGGCAGTCTGTCTAGGGGCTCTTGGATGTTTTCCGGGTTTACCAGGCTGCAGCGGGGTTGCCGACTTTGGTGATGCCTGCTCTGGAGATGGCAGAGGGCTGGGCCGATGCACGGCCaggatggggcaggagggggctcATCCGTAAACTGTTCAATTCTCATTTTGATTTCCTTTTTGAGTTTGGTGGCAGGGCGTTTTAACCCATTTCGTGCTTTGCATAGCAGGGTTTTAAAGGCAGCCAGGGGGATAGTGGCATTGACTTGAGCGCGGAGTCTCGGGAATCCTCCGCTACCTCCTCCCAGCGCAGCTCCCCATATGGCACTCTCAAACCAGAGGAGATGAATGGGGCTGGCCTGGTGGAACCCAAGCCCGACTGCCAGAAGGAGCAGGCTCAGAAGCAATCTGATAAAAAGGTAATCTGGACTCGCAGAGCAAACCGATACACTCCtctaccccccaaccccagggcccGGGCTGACGGCGGACTGGGGAAGCTCGTTGTTCTCGGGTCACTTGGAGATTAGAGCTCGGGGTCTTTCTAGTCTGCGGGATCTCAGCCTCTCTGCTTTTCCATTAAGGATTCAGAACAAGGCTCAGGACAGAGCAAGGAGCACAAGCCCGGACCCATCGGCAACGAGCGCTCTCTGAAAAACAGAAAGGGCTCTGAGGGTGCGGAGCGGCTGGAAGGGAATGTCCCGCCCGTTAACGGGGTGGAGATTCACGTGGACTCCGTGCTGCCCGTCCCGCCCATTGAATTTGGAGTCAATCCTAAAGTGaggattttcttttcattttcctttttattcATTTTGGGGTGGGAGCGGAGCGGGCCCGAACTCGTGAGTCTCATGCGAGGTCCCGCGGGCGGGGCTTTCCTCCAGAAGAGGGATCAGTTGAGCAGGACCGGAGAGAGAAGGAGGCTCCCTCAGGATTAGTCAGGTTTGGGTACTACTGGGACCAGGCGCTGTTGAATTGCCTCATAGATTTCATTACTGACACAAACCAGGTTCTCAAGATGACTTGGCTCATGTGTTCGCTGTCTCCATCAGGAAAACTTGCGGTGTGGGAATG
The Ornithorhynchus anatinus isolate Pmale09 chromosome 4, mOrnAna1.pri.v4, whole genome shotgun sequence genome window above contains:
- the PRRC2B gene encoding protein PRRC2B isoform X1 produces the protein MSDRLGQLTKGKDGKSKYSTLSLFDKYKGKSVEAIRTTVIPRHGLQSLGKVAIARRMPPPANLPSLKSENKGNDPNIIIVPKDGTGWANKQDQPDQKSSSVTASQPQESLPQPGLQKSVSNLQKPTQSISQENTNSVPGGLKSWAQLNGKPAGYEGGSRGSSRLLSFSPEEFPTLKAAGEQDKVGKEKGVLDPSYGPGPSLRPQNVTSWREGGGRNITSASSLTASPSEPGSKNSSTGDGAPSSACTSDSKEPSLRPAQPTRKGASQFMGNVYHPPTYHDMLPAFMCTQQSSEAQGTVERGSFPLPQLRLEPRVPFRQYQMNDQDGKETRMGLSRPTRPVRQQGERAPRPTIINAENLRGLDELDTDADDGWAGLHDEVDYSEKLKFSEDEEEEEALKDGRQKWNNWDPRRQRQLSLSSADSADVKHPVEENKNWGDAVGLSRAIRKVPEPQPPARKPNSWTPAPDYQKPSLGGVLRQQSLEDREEKLPPRQKFVQSEISEAVERARRRREEEERRAREERLAACAAKLKQLDQKCRQAQKASEAQKQVENEESHPPSAEKPPVQENSHPLRRATPELHTQETPAAYPEEEPAVPPAVAQSSSDEELRESTSPAQEFSKFQKSLPPRFQRQQQQEQLYKMQHWQQQQVYPPPSHSHPQRTFYPAHPQMLGFDPRWMMMPSYMDPRMTPARTPVDFYPSALHPSGIMKPIMAQDSINGPGCRSEEQNCPPSIQQERKVAPIDPAPVWSQDGYAAMQSKGYSLPHPKQNESLTVEGVRGRNESSYSASTGRSGGVSAQRDLFEERGDEYLNAFDKKAPADFDSCVPSQRIGQELLFPPQENVQEAGGPGGQHSSLRSSPLESDLVPADKKSEYSGWDVGQTPKPSDPATTVREEAPRDEQPFDSDPWKKEGGATKQPAPESEWTPENRTTSTPHQEQMGRSRRSGPIKKPVLKALKVEEKEKELEKIKLEGGEESTRPLKEKGSPYKAENEEGDGEDPKSASSAHSLLDEKDPSQAGFVREAEKFEEEEKAERVWETKLSKDSSDLPPTKRNNWIFIDEEQAFGRGQNRGRGRGFREFTFRGRGTGGSSGIGSPRGVYISQRSSRGRGLREFNQIDDFPRGKPRRRIASETHSEGSEYEELPKRRRQRGLETGNEGSLLEREESDLKKGDFKDSWRSNKIYSDDYSSLDAKNRGPRAFGRALPPRLSNSGYGRRSFVTKESPHWQSRSGGAPWQDYGSGIPSDSFGARRAADRDYSQESYKHSDSFIGRGFEESHLDDKRSFFQDDYAADPENIENRPFRRRRPPRQDKPPRFRRLRQERESLGQWGSEEGPNSLSGQWPGRPKLAPGEKSSTTGRRSPELSYQNSSDHANEEWETASESSDFSERRERREGGAAEGDAQLDGGLAGANLGEKRELAKRSFSSQRPLVDRQSRKMEPGGFGEKSVRTGGGGAVTRYESQPNGTPLKTKRSPEETLPGSLSSTNGGSGHSSYSLERAAHATSSDTTEAAGKKPEKDPQVAIQRAGEKGEAMPQFDLSYGNAIIDNRVSSPGEESEVGPIVSEGFIEVLTKKQRRLLEEERRKKEQAVQVPAKGRGLSSRIPPRFAKKQGTMCLEQGDVTVSGSSLGTEIWESNSQALPVQSPGSDSWSKAVNAFNSTESSSTEGFKGSQGDSGIDLSAESRESSATSSQRSSPYGTLKPEEMNGAGLVEPKPDCQKEQAQKQSDKKDSEQGSGQSKEHKPGPIGNERSLKNRKGSEGAERLEGNVPPVNGVEIHVDSVLPVPPIEFGVNPKENLRCGNAGRGMDSQYPVCNWEMSSPSAEHRDSDFSLPPGSASGTSANPVAKLQDALASNAGLAQSIPILRRDHHLPRGISLNPMSFPTADLTLKMESARKAWENSPNLPEQSSPGGAGSGIQPPSSVGASNGVNYSSFGGVSMPPMPVASVAPSASIPGNHIPPLYLDGHVFASQPRLVPQTIPQQQSYQQAAAAQQIPISLHTSLQAQAQLGLRGGLPVSQSQEIYSSIPPFRSQVYMHPSLSQPNTMVLAGGTALKPPYSAFPGMQPLEMVKTQSGSPYQPMNGSQALVYEGQIGQAAGMGASQMMDSQLTQLTMPLPGSQLPLPRYGSGQQPLILPQSIQLPQGQNLSVGAPRRILPPGSQPSVLATSRESSQMEMKGFHFTDGKQSIPSGGSVPSPQTYRPSSASPSGKPSGPAVNMGSVQGHYVQQAKQRVDENKSSLGAVKLQEPPPATQMKRTGAIKPQAVKAEESKA